From Candidatus Bathyarchaeia archaeon, the proteins below share one genomic window:
- the wecB gene encoding UDP-N-acetylglucosamine 2-epimerase (non-hydrolyzing) produces the protein MKVVSVIGTRPEIIKLTPLVPGLDSMFEHRIVHTGQHYDYYMSEIFFKELGLREPDYALETPVKDSSKQVGHMLTGLSDVFQIEKPNACIVVGDTNSALAGALSASKHHIPLIHVEAGLRSFDKNMPEEINRIVIDHVSNLLFAPSGLASKNLFNEGIKSNVFLTGNTSVDCCLKFLPSALNERTAEKLGLKMNEYAVLTVHREANTERENLLKIVEALIKLHDVQTVFPVHPRTEQKLIDYGFWEALWRDNLKIIKPLSYVKFLNLMLNSKFILTDSGGIQEDAITLKVPCLTLRENTERWETVNMGANKLIGLDTDRIVFEVEKAWRDDEWKKRLARLENPYGDGEASNKIISIMSNVFPIFDKVALRT, from the coding sequence ATGAAGGTGGTTTCCGTAATCGGGACCAGGCCTGAAATTATTAAGCTAACCCCGCTTGTTCCTGGATTAGATTCCATGTTTGAACATAGAATAGTTCACACTGGCCAACACTACGATTACTATATGAGCGAAATATTTTTCAAGGAGCTGGGTCTACGTGAACCAGACTACGCGTTAGAAACCCCTGTGAAGGATTCATCGAAGCAAGTAGGACATATGTTAACTGGACTCAGTGATGTTTTCCAAATAGAAAAGCCTAACGCGTGCATCGTAGTCGGTGACACTAATTCAGCGTTGGCTGGAGCGTTATCAGCATCTAAACATCATATTCCCCTAATTCATGTGGAGGCGGGGTTACGTAGCTTTGATAAAAACATGCCTGAAGAGATCAATCGAATAGTAATCGACCACGTCTCCAATCTGCTATTCGCTCCATCTGGTCTGGCTTCCAAAAACCTGTTTAATGAAGGGATTAAAAGCAATGTGTTCTTAACAGGTAACACTAGTGTGGATTGCTGCTTAAAATTTCTACCTTCAGCGCTTAATGAGAGGACTGCGGAAAAACTAGGTTTAAAGATGAACGAATACGCGGTGTTAACGGTGCATAGGGAAGCAAACACAGAGAGGGAAAACCTTCTCAAAATAGTTGAGGCCTTAATTAAGCTTCATGATGTTCAAACAGTTTTTCCTGTTCACCCTAGAACTGAACAGAAACTTATCGACTATGGCTTCTGGGAAGCCTTGTGGAGGGACAATTTAAAGATTATAAAGCCCCTATCTTATGTAAAATTTCTTAATTTAATGTTAAACTCGAAATTTATCTTAACGGATTCGGGTGGAATACAGGAAGATGCCATAACCTTAAAAGTGCCCTGCTTAACTTTAAGGGAGAATACTGAAAGGTGGGAGACGGTAAACATGGGAGCGAACAAACTTATCGGCTTAGATACCGATCGAATAGTGTTTGAAGTGGAGAAGGCTTGGAGAGATGATGAATGGAAAAAAAGATTGGCCCGTTTAGAAAATCCCTATGGAGATGGTGAAGCGTCTAACAAAATCATTTCAATAATGAGTAACGTTTTTCCCATTTTCGATAAAGTAGCTTTAAGAACATAA
- a CDS encoding DUF116 domain-containing protein produces MDKVARVRLGEVALINFERLAAKMGVDEEKLLQLYIRVKNAAYRRRFAETPYPQRVVLLPQCLRPRECPAERTDYGYRCVRCGRCMVQRVVDLAERLGYKGVYILSGGSVVKKVLAESKPQACVGVACLNELVLGSLLTEKMGVVAQGVKLMRDGCVETAVDWGAVMEYVKLSEAGVRAAIS; encoded by the coding sequence ATGGATAAGGTGGCCCGGGTTAGGCTTGGAGAAGTCGCGTTGATCAATTTTGAGCGTCTAGCCGCCAAGATGGGCGTCGACGAGGAGAAGCTCCTGCAGCTGTACATTAGGGTTAAGAACGCGGCATACAGGAGGAGGTTCGCTGAAACCCCCTACCCTCAACGGGTCGTTCTCCTCCCTCAATGCCTCAGGCCTAGGGAATGCCCCGCTGAGAGGACGGATTACGGGTATAGATGCGTGAGATGTGGGAGATGCATGGTTCAAAGGGTTGTGGATTTAGCTGAACGCCTCGGCTATAAAGGCGTTTACATATTGTCAGGCGGCAGCGTTGTGAAGAAGGTTTTGGCTGAATCCAAGCCCCAGGCATGCGTAGGAGTCGCGTGTCTGAACGAGCTTGTTCTAGGAAGCCTGTTAACCGAGAAGATGGGCGTGGTGGCTCAGGGCGTTAAGTTGATGAGGGATGGATGCGTTGAAACAGCGGTGGACTGGGGCGCGGTGATGGAGTACGTTAAGCTGAGCGAGGCGGGGGTTAGGGCCGCTATCTCCTAA
- a CDS encoding CARDB domain-containing protein — MVSVDDPGFGKYDPSTGNGTVAKIMYRKGGYREFTSLLEENSPPPPGDYFFRYLTGIPVINASAHWFLFFKHTLRNIGEVNIENAKLDGWHAYTIDENGNEFTSPRSLWRLYKYESKCSTSIQVGETVYATVSYQIHKIPSLRTTFIFSFLSSDAVLDTWAYQGMIGKELVRFTGSNYTLPKLDLRRLKPGSTILSPPETIEYEFTIANRLKDSSLNVSIQYKFAQTVTWEINLWPSAYQGLIGSQEVTLKPMATWSKRLATEFPADKDNHAVHIYFGVLIVSGKDAPPLLGEVWENLYGANSYLGITGASTKLSLQAGWPYVELSFNLVPYVSPASMDVIPYEYNFTVTVYDQDYNLLVYGPVSKSVDVLIRKGEKLRVTYSIPVKELKHGWKHMVQIDTYRVSRMVNPMNYARVSVPSLLSLPDLEINSEDINLYRPLKPGIENAVTCRIRNSGISEAENVKVELYIDGSLLSVQSISIQAESKTLVNFYWTPSKSLHKISVIIDPENDIYEMDEANNKAERMFSSSVQALLIGYWWWIALASGIVTASALILLWLYRPRGAVKPLGKSKA; from the coding sequence TTGGTTTCCGTTGATGATCCAGGCTTCGGAAAATACGACCCATCAACAGGAAACGGTACAGTGGCTAAAATAATGTACAGGAAAGGAGGATACAGGGAGTTCACCTCCTTACTTGAGGAGAATTCCCCTCCTCCCCCAGGAGACTACTTTTTCAGATACTTGACAGGCATCCCAGTTATAAACGCCTCAGCTCACTGGTTTCTATTCTTTAAGCATACCTTAAGAAACATAGGGGAGGTAAACATTGAGAACGCTAAACTCGACGGTTGGCACGCCTACACGATCGATGAAAACGGGAACGAGTTTACCAGCCCCCGGTCTTTGTGGAGGCTCTACAAATATGAATCGAAGTGTTCCACCTCCATACAGGTAGGCGAAACCGTCTACGCGACTGTAAGTTATCAGATTCATAAAATACCGAGTTTAAGGACGACGTTTATCTTCTCCTTCCTGTCAAGCGACGCCGTGTTGGACACATGGGCGTATCAAGGAATGATCGGAAAGGAGCTTGTACGTTTCACGGGGTCCAACTACACCCTGCCAAAGCTGGATTTACGGCGCCTTAAGCCAGGCTCCACCATACTTTCCCCTCCTGAAACAATTGAATACGAGTTCACCATCGCCAATCGTCTGAAGGATTCAAGCCTTAACGTCTCAATTCAATATAAGTTCGCTCAAACTGTAACTTGGGAAATTAACCTTTGGCCGTCAGCTTACCAAGGTTTGATCGGAAGCCAGGAGGTGACTCTAAAGCCGATGGCGACGTGGAGTAAGCGGCTGGCTACGGAGTTTCCGGCGGACAAAGACAACCACGCCGTCCACATTTATTTTGGGGTTTTAATCGTCTCAGGGAAAGATGCCCCGCCCTTACTAGGGGAGGTCTGGGAGAATCTTTATGGGGCGAACTCATACCTGGGGATAACAGGCGCCTCTACAAAGTTGTCTTTGCAAGCGGGGTGGCCTTACGTGGAATTATCCTTTAACCTAGTTCCCTATGTTTCCCCAGCCAGCATGGACGTGATTCCTTACGAATACAACTTTACAGTAACGGTTTACGATCAAGACTACAATCTGTTGGTTTACGGTCCTGTAAGTAAATCCGTTGACGTCCTAATCAGGAAAGGAGAAAAGCTCAGGGTAACCTACTCTATACCGGTTAAGGAGTTAAAGCATGGTTGGAAGCATATGGTACAGATAGACACGTACCGTGTTTCTAGAATGGTTAATCCGATGAACTACGCTCGTGTTTCAGTGCCTTCGCTTTTAAGCCTACCGGATCTAGAGATAAATAGCGAAGACATCAACTTGTACCGTCCGTTAAAGCCTGGAATCGAGAACGCGGTTACATGCAGGATCAGGAATTCAGGGATATCCGAGGCTGAGAACGTAAAGGTAGAGCTTTACATCGACGGTAGCCTGTTAAGCGTTCAAAGCATTTCGATTCAAGCGGAGTCGAAGACGCTGGTTAACTTCTACTGGACTCCCAGTAAATCCCTTCATAAGATCAGTGTAATCATAGACCCTGAAAACGACATCTACGAAATGGATGAAGCGAACAACAAAGCTGAAAGAATGTTTTCATCCAGTGTTCAAGCTCTTCTCATAGGGTATTGGTGGTGGATAGCTCTGGCCTCTGGAATAGTAACCGCATCCGCGCTTATACTTCTATGGCTATACAGACCCCGCGGGGCTGTGAAACCGCTTGGAAAGTCGAAAGCATAG
- a CDS encoding thiamine pyrophosphate-binding protein has product MIVLTEYTVSEIIMDYLIGEGVEYAFGVPGHGCTAFTDAFCDRADKIKPIMVRHEQGAAHAADGYFRASGNPAVCFTSIGPGAINLLTGLATAYVDSSAVIALCGCEPQQDVESGVLQAIYRSHESDFENVMRFAAKRVWTINKPERTPDIIARAYKEAVTGRPGPVVIAMPFDMQSEAVDVPSLPEPGRRRPMGRPVGDPELVKEAAKLLASAEKPAILAGGGVILSGACEELVRVAEVLGAPVITTMMGKGAMPEDHPLFAGYGGWSGTIPGNEVAKNCDVLLAVGARFADLTCSCYEKGVTYNIPPTKLIQVDIDPLEIGKNYPVELGIIGDAKATLNLLIKDLEVLVGMRKYEGLPWVRRMLSVKEDWEKSLEEARSSAKAPPTVPRLLKELRAVLNRDAIVLGEAGWAQIFLFQQFPVYLPRTHLSSGGFSTMGFALPASIGAKLACPERQVVACPGDGGFLMTLHELATAVQYNIPTVTLVINNLGWLCIRDLQWIQCGEGRDIATMFKFEDGKPYDIDFEAFARSFKAYGATVRKPEEIAPTLKDALKSGLPAVVNVYVDPETVPPMPGKWVLPTPEYLVRKLRR; this is encoded by the coding sequence GTGATCGTTTTGACTGAGTATACAGTATCCGAGATTATAATGGACTACCTCATAGGTGAAGGCGTGGAGTACGCTTTCGGCGTTCCAGGCCACGGATGCACCGCGTTCACCGACGCCTTCTGCGACAGAGCCGACAAAATTAAACCCATCATGGTGAGGCATGAGCAGGGGGCTGCTCACGCCGCCGACGGCTATTTCCGAGCCTCGGGAAACCCCGCCGTATGCTTCACCTCCATAGGGCCTGGGGCCATAAACCTGCTCACCGGGTTGGCTACGGCCTACGTGGACTCATCCGCGGTCATCGCCTTATGCGGCTGTGAGCCTCAGCAGGATGTGGAGAGTGGGGTGCTCCAAGCCATCTATCGAAGCCATGAAAGCGACTTCGAGAACGTCATGAGGTTCGCCGCGAAAAGGGTTTGGACGATCAACAAACCTGAGAGAACCCCTGACATCATCGCCAGGGCCTATAAGGAGGCTGTAACCGGCAGGCCCGGCCCAGTCGTGATCGCTATGCCCTTTGACATGCAATCCGAGGCCGTTGACGTGCCAAGCCTCCCTGAGCCGGGTAGGAGAAGGCCGATGGGTCGGCCTGTGGGGGATCCGGAGCTGGTGAAGGAGGCGGCTAAGCTTCTAGCCTCAGCGGAGAAACCAGCCATCCTCGCCGGCGGCGGGGTCATCCTCTCAGGGGCGTGTGAGGAGCTGGTCAGGGTGGCGGAGGTCCTCGGGGCCCCGGTTATAACGACGATGATGGGTAAGGGCGCCATGCCGGAGGATCACCCCCTCTTCGCCGGATACGGGGGTTGGTCCGGCACCATCCCTGGAAACGAGGTGGCGAAAAACTGCGACGTCCTACTCGCGGTGGGCGCCCGATTCGCCGATTTAACGTGCAGCTGCTACGAGAAAGGCGTAACCTACAACATACCGCCGACGAAGCTCATACAAGTAGACATAGACCCCTTAGAAATAGGGAAAAACTACCCCGTGGAGCTGGGAATAATAGGAGACGCGAAGGCCACCTTAAACCTGTTAATCAAGGATCTCGAAGTCCTCGTCGGAATGAGAAAATATGAGGGGCTTCCATGGGTGAGAAGAATGCTAAGCGTGAAGGAGGATTGGGAAAAATCCCTAGAGGAGGCGCGTTCCTCGGCTAAGGCTCCTCCAACGGTTCCAAGGCTTCTGAAGGAGTTGAGGGCCGTGTTGAACAGGGACGCCATCGTATTAGGGGAGGCTGGGTGGGCTCAAATCTTCCTGTTCCAGCAATTCCCCGTCTACCTGCCTAGAACCCATCTAAGCTCAGGGGGTTTTTCAACAATGGGCTTCGCCTTACCCGCCTCCATAGGGGCCAAACTGGCGTGTCCTGAAAGACAGGTGGTGGCGTGCCCAGGGGATGGAGGCTTCCTCATGACCCTGCACGAATTGGCGACGGCTGTGCAATACAACATCCCCACCGTGACGCTCGTCATAAACAACCTCGGATGGCTTTGCATCAGAGACCTCCAGTGGATTCAATGCGGCGAAGGCAGGGACATAGCCACCATGTTCAAGTTCGAGGATGGAAAACCCTACGACATCGATTTCGAAGCCTTCGCCAGGTCCTTCAAAGCTTATGGGGCGACCGTTAGAAAACCCGAGGAAATCGCCCCCACTTTGAAGGACGCGTTGAAATCCGGTTTACCCGCCGTAGTCAACGTGTACGTGGACCCTGAAACCGTTCCCCCCATGCCTGGGAAATGGGTTCTCCCAACCCCTGAATACCTGGTTAGAAAGCTTAGGAGATAG
- the hflX gene encoding GTPase HflX has product MRVIVVECKLPHLPSRVEEAVSMANTLGYEVVGAMVQKRNSVHHSYCIGSGKLRELKSLVEEKNVEKVIFTNTLPSSQIFKVQREIGGDVKVIDRNLLILEVFDSRAMTMEAKLQIKLAQLRYTFSWGREYLKMKGILGEQVGWSGPGDYPFKEYEKAARKRISKIAGKLAEIRLKKDLLRYRRRELGYPLVALAGYTQSGKTTFFNRVTCEEKSVGLGPFTTLTTFVKKVEATAHGLTKSFLLIDSIGFIEDMHPIIIDAFNSTLKEIAYADMVLLFLDAGDDLQAFTRKASSSNTILRRIGVKGKVNVCVNKMDLADEEKLKAIGKVAGKLYLGSTVHFISAKTGRNVDKLLKAVDRGLNRGVEAEEAEAAVQEAASHPY; this is encoded by the coding sequence ATGCGGGTCATAGTGGTTGAATGTAAGCTGCCCCACCTCCCGTCCAGGGTTGAGGAAGCCGTCTCCATGGCTAACACGCTGGGGTATGAAGTGGTTGGGGCGATGGTTCAGAAAAGGAACAGCGTCCACCACTCCTATTGCATTGGAAGTGGAAAGCTGAGGGAGCTTAAATCCCTAGTTGAGGAAAAGAATGTGGAGAAGGTTATTTTCACCAACACCCTGCCTAGCTCCCAGATATTTAAGGTTCAAAGGGAAATCGGAGGCGACGTTAAGGTCATCGACAGAAACCTGCTGATCCTGGAGGTGTTTGACAGCAGGGCGATGACGATGGAGGCTAAACTCCAGATAAAGCTGGCTCAGCTTCGATACACGTTCTCCTGGGGACGAGAGTACCTTAAAATGAAGGGAATACTGGGCGAGCAGGTAGGTTGGAGCGGTCCAGGAGACTATCCCTTCAAGGAGTACGAGAAGGCGGCTAGGAAAAGAATCAGCAAGATCGCTGGGAAGCTCGCGGAGATCAGGTTGAAGAAAGACCTGCTGAGGTATCGGAGAAGAGAGCTCGGATACCCCCTGGTGGCTTTAGCGGGGTACACTCAAAGCGGGAAAACCACCTTCTTCAACCGGGTGACATGCGAGGAAAAAAGCGTTGGGTTAGGGCCCTTCACAACCCTCACCACCTTCGTCAAAAAGGTTGAAGCGACGGCCCATGGGTTGACGAAAAGCTTCCTCCTCATCGACTCCATAGGCTTCATAGAGGACATGCACCCCATAATAATCGACGCCTTCAACTCAACCTTAAAGGAAATCGCCTACGCCGACATGGTCCTGCTATTCCTAGACGCGGGCGACGACCTCCAAGCCTTCACCAGAAAGGCCTCATCCTCCAACACCATATTGAGGAGGATAGGGGTGAAAGGGAAGGTAAACGTATGCGTGAACAAAATGGACCTAGCCGACGAGGAGAAGCTGAAGGCCATAGGAAAAGTGGCGGGGAAGCTGTACCTAGGCTCAACGGTACACTTCATAAGCGCCAAGACTGGGAGGAACGTGGACAAGCTGTTAAAAGCCGTGGATCGAGGCTTAAACCGCGGAGTAGAGGCTGAAGAGGCTGAAGCCGCCGTTCAAGAGGCTGCCTCACATCCATATTAG
- a CDS encoding ATPase domain-containing protein produces the protein MKMKVEIQRTPTGIDGLDAMLSGGFPKGRTVLICGGPGTGKTTLSMQFLFYGYVKYKENGVFVSLDEPKERIFQEARCYGWDLRGLHEKGKIAFVEASPHTSKKFSIEKLIQEIEEATRSVDAQRISLDPLTYLTLQYPDIISRRSAILALFKALIETEATCLITDEIRGGGEERTILVEEYLADGVIILQSSQVERRRVRTIEIEKMRGTPIDDQIRPYILDENGIKVISEKDIFTYAASLLMKK, from the coding sequence ATGAAAATGAAGGTTGAAATTCAAAGGACGCCAACGGGGATCGATGGATTAGACGCGATGTTAAGCGGCGGCTTTCCTAAAGGGAGAACGGTTTTAATATGTGGAGGCCCAGGCACAGGCAAAACAACCCTCTCAATGCAATTTTTGTTCTACGGGTACGTTAAATATAAGGAAAACGGGGTCTTTGTAAGCCTCGATGAGCCCAAAGAAAGAATTTTTCAAGAGGCGAGGTGCTATGGATGGGATCTTCGGGGGCTTCATGAAAAAGGAAAAATAGCGTTTGTGGAAGCCTCCCCTCATACGAGCAAAAAGTTTTCCATAGAAAAACTCATTCAAGAGATAGAGGAAGCTACACGTTCGGTAGATGCTCAACGGATATCCCTCGATCCTCTAACATACCTTACCCTCCAATACCCCGACATAATTTCTAGGAGGAGCGCCATACTAGCTTTGTTCAAAGCGTTAATTGAAACCGAAGCGACTTGCCTAATCACTGACGAAATAAGAGGAGGAGGAGAGGAGCGAACCATATTAGTTGAAGAATATTTAGCCGACGGAGTTATTATACTACAATCATCTCAAGTTGAGCGGAGAAGAGTAAGGACAATAGAGATCGAGAAAATGAGGGGAACGCCCATAGATGATCAAATTAGACCATATATCCTAGATGAAAACGGAATAAAAGTTATCTCAGAGAAAGACATATTCACTTATGCAGCTAGTTTACTGATGAAAAAATAA
- a CDS encoding DNA-binding protein yields the protein MKTYEGRLGGVFISKLDYGSDMLESIKSLAKEKGVKSGVFFAIGAVSRARFSYYDQSERRYVEVEVDEPLEVLSCMGNIAYLGGEMIVHGHVTFGRKNGEALGGHLVNGVQVFSGEVLMMKVEGFNLTRAYDQLTGLNQIV from the coding sequence ATGAAAACCTATGAAGGCAGGTTAGGTGGAGTCTTCATCTCCAAGCTTGATTATGGATCCGACATGCTTGAGTCCATCAAGAGCCTAGCGAAGGAGAAAGGCGTTAAGTCAGGTGTTTTCTTCGCCATAGGCGCTGTCAGCCGAGCTAGGTTCAGTTACTACGATCAATCGGAGAGGAGATATGTGGAGGTGGAGGTTGACGAGCCCCTGGAAGTTTTGTCGTGTATGGGTAACATAGCGTATTTAGGTGGCGAGATGATCGTTCACGGGCATGTAACGTTCGGCAGGAAAAACGGTGAAGCCTTAGGTGGACATCTCGTCAACGGCGTTCAAGTATTCTCCGGGGAGGTGTTAATGATGAAGGTTGAGGGATTTAACCTCACCAGAGCCTACGATCAACTCACTGGGCTGAACCAAATAGTCTGA
- a CDS encoding glycosyltransferase family 2 protein: protein MPRGRYRNEGVSIIIPCHNEEAVIGNTLRHILKIKGLQREIIVVDDASSDRTAEVASSFNDVKVIKRAYGGRGKAEALNTAIEEAKYDLICVFDADSRPYKNSIQYLVPYLRAKKVAAACGVIKVRNKNFNWLTKLVALEFTISNYLQCKKAMIESYSPWIPGTITLIKKEHARFPSSYVEDAELSAQLINKGFEIIVDLRAKASEIAPVRLRDYLRQRVRWAKGGWSLLKYVGKRKIFNYLLTFFERTQPGLTIVSWIVFAYSIYKAWYLPDFIITPLWILTTFTLMWLYKVASEETGEKFEKKTYLTYFLFSSFLYLFIWVRSLFPLKGWAKTIRKKDYR from the coding sequence TTGCCGAGGGGCCGTTATAGAAATGAGGGTGTGAGCATAATTATTCCATGCCACAACGAGGAAGCTGTGATCGGTAACACTTTGAGGCATATCCTGAAAATAAAGGGTTTACAGAGGGAGATAATCGTTGTTGACGACGCTAGCAGTGATAGAACGGCGGAGGTTGCAAGCTCCTTTAACGATGTTAAAGTGATTAAGAGGGCCTATGGAGGTCGAGGAAAGGCGGAGGCTTTAAACACGGCTATAGAGGAGGCGAAATATGATTTAATATGCGTATTTGACGCTGATTCCAGACCCTATAAAAATTCTATTCAATATCTAGTCCCATATTTGAGGGCTAAAAAGGTAGCTGCAGCCTGCGGTGTCATTAAAGTTAGGAATAAAAATTTTAACTGGTTAACAAAGCTGGTGGCGCTGGAATTCACCATATCCAATTACCTTCAATGTAAGAAGGCGATGATCGAATCTTATTCTCCATGGATTCCTGGAACCATTACTTTAATCAAAAAAGAACACGCAAGGTTTCCAAGCTCATATGTGGAGGACGCTGAGCTGAGCGCTCAGCTAATTAATAAGGGCTTTGAAATAATTGTTGACTTAAGGGCGAAAGCCTCTGAGATAGCTCCTGTCAGGTTAAGGGACTACTTAAGGCAGAGGGTTAGATGGGCTAAAGGAGGGTGGAGCCTACTAAAATATGTAGGTAAAAGAAAAATCTTCAACTATTTACTTACGTTCTTTGAGAGAACTCAACCTGGGCTAACCATCGTAAGCTGGATTGTATTCGCCTACAGCATCTACAAAGCGTGGTACCTGCCAGACTTCATTATAACCCCTCTCTGGATCCTTACAACTTTCACATTGATGTGGTTATATAAGGTGGCTTCAGAGGAAACAGGTGAAAAGTTTGAGAAAAAGACCTATCTAACATACTTTTTATTTTCATCCTTTCTATATTTATTTATCTGGGTTAGAAGCCTATTCCCTCTAAAGGGATGGGCTAAAACAATAAGAAAAAAAGATTATCGGTAA
- a CDS encoding phosphotransferase, whose protein sequence is MGLFELRVEELKRYLAQVFKGRVMDVSIGELGSGGEGDLKGFGYGRPLAVRVNVDGHRREVVLGTMRGDSFGHEFPYDRAHSLLMAYQTFNRLPRHVKALDVGAVMGDGSLRSLGGFEEFFLLTEKVEGREYYRDLERIKEAGTLTSMDEERCVALSKYLVEVHGVKRGEPGLYRRRIRELIGHGECVMGLVDNYPDDFKLLDVEGWRGLEHMWVEWRWRLRGKAHRLSRVHGDFHPWNILFREGLDFTVLDRSRGEWGEPADDVAALTVNYLFYSLNTYGWLSGPFERLFKRFLSTYIEETGDDEVLEVIQPFYAWRGLVLGSPVWYPNLSPEVRCKIFSFVRNVLGSEAFEVDEVNRYLES, encoded by the coding sequence TTGGGTTTGTTTGAGCTGCGGGTCGAAGAGCTGAAGCGTTATCTCGCCCAGGTCTTTAAGGGTAGGGTGATGGACGTATCCATCGGGGAGCTGGGCTCTGGGGGTGAAGGCGACTTGAAGGGCTTCGGCTATGGAAGGCCCCTCGCCGTCAGGGTTAACGTCGACGGCCATCGCAGGGAGGTTGTGTTAGGAACCATGAGGGGCGACAGCTTCGGCCACGAGTTCCCCTACGACCGGGCTCACAGCCTCCTCATGGCTTATCAAACCTTCAACAGGCTTCCCAGACATGTGAAGGCCCTGGACGTTGGGGCTGTTATGGGGGATGGGTCCCTAAGGTCTCTAGGGGGGTTTGAAGAATTCTTTCTGTTAACCGAGAAGGTTGAGGGGCGGGAGTATTATAGGGATTTGGAGCGAATCAAGGAGGCGGGAACCCTCACCTCCATGGATGAGGAGAGGTGCGTAGCGTTGTCCAAGTATCTTGTCGAGGTGCATGGCGTGAAGAGGGGGGAGCCTGGACTCTACAGGAGGAGGATTAGGGAGCTCATCGGCCACGGCGAATGCGTGATGGGTTTGGTAGATAACTATCCTGACGACTTTAAGCTACTCGACGTAGAGGGGTGGAGAGGCTTGGAGCATATGTGGGTTGAGTGGAGGTGGAGGCTTAGAGGTAAGGCTCATAGGCTTTCAAGGGTCCACGGCGACTTCCACCCGTGGAACATACTTTTCAGGGAGGGCTTGGACTTCACGGTTCTGGATCGAAGCCGAGGAGAATGGGGTGAGCCCGCTGACGACGTGGCCGCGCTGACGGTCAACTACCTTTTCTACTCCCTGAACACCTATGGATGGTTAAGCGGTCCCTTCGAAAGGCTGTTCAAAAGATTCCTCTCCACATACATAGAGGAAACAGGGGACGATGAGGTGTTGGAGGTTATCCAACCCTTCTACGCTTGGAGGGGGCTTGTATTAGGCAGCCCAGTGTGGTATCCTAACCTAAGCCCGGAGGTAAGGTGTAAAATATTCAGCTTCGTGAGAAACGTGTTGGGCTCCGAGGCTTTCGAGGTTGACGAGGTTAACCGATACCTTGAATCCTAA